The proteins below are encoded in one region of Belonocnema kinseyi isolate 2016_QV_RU_SX_M_011 chromosome 5, B_treatae_v1, whole genome shotgun sequence:
- the LOC117172930 gene encoding uncharacterized protein LOC117172930 — protein MAFFRSVIQILSVNTIKNPGRSVDLLDKCPKWGSEICTINRRSLWTQKKSESKLKCSNCKKLSDNPLISKGEPSKSLEDQNNIRKRNCEEVIEPCKKKESFWSYLFGGLFGDDKKAASIPVPDPSTCRLAHKFKEKCRKEDPRLCDPRYSATPGDVFLFTEFPKPSSSTSSSLEPQPQPPPPYKIPSAVICKRIADAVAEHTCVHFSLPKSDDCKGDKCLEPKPFRLPYAEFRPTIRPREPFICADGKRGEDVLKPIRKEMYPCGFPSLLPQYIDPGEKISKKFFSCPSNSEDESDWSDCKSRKKLSRIDRLKKLTAGKQGMYHPIC, from the exons ATGGCTTTCTTTCGGTCAGTAATCCAAATTTTAAGTGTAAATACAATTAAG AATCCTGGACGATCTGTCGATCTTTTGGATAAATGTCCAAAATGGGGTTCGGAAATCTGTACAATTAATAGAAGATCTCTCTGGACACAGAAAAAATCTGAGTCAAAACTAAAATGTTCTAATTGCAAGAAATTATCAGATAATCCGTTAATTTCAAAGGGAGAACCGTCAAAGAGTTTGGAAg atcagaacaatataagaaaaagaaattgcGAAGAGGTAATCGAACCATGCAAAAAAAAAGAGTCTTTCTGGTCTTATTTATTTGGTGGATTATTCGGTGATGATAAAAAGGCTGCTTCTATTCCAGTTCCTGACCCTAGCACTTGCAGATTAGctcacaaatttaaagaaaaatgcag aaaagaagACCCTCGATTATGTGATCCTCGTTATTCAGCCACGCCTGgagatgtttttttatttaccGAATTTCCTAAACCATCATCATCCACATCATCATCTCTAGAACCTCAACCGCAACCACCTCCTCCTTACAAAATTCCATCAGCAGTCATCTGTAAAAGAATAGCTGACGCAGTTGCCGAACATACTTGTGTACATTTTTCTCTACCTAAAAGTGACGATTGCAAAGGAGATAA GTGTTTAGAACCAAAACCTTTTAGGTTGCCATATGCAGAATTTAGGCCTACAATTCGACCTAGAGAACCTTTTATATGTGCAGACGGAAAACGTGGAGAGGATGTTCTGAAACCTATTAGAAAAGAAATGTATCCTTGTGGATTTCCATCATTGTTGCCCCAGTATATCGATCCtggagaaaaaatttcaaaaaaattcttttcttgccCTTCGAATTCTGAAGACGAAAGTGACTGGAGTGATtgtaaatctcgaaaaaaattatcaagaatagATCGATTGAAGAAACTTACGGCAGGAAAACAGGGAATGTATCATCCTATAtgctaa